The following proteins come from a genomic window of Nostoc sp. ATCC 53789:
- a CDS encoding acetoacetate decarboxylase family protein, which produces MIPQRLKQQTGLYALVDGIPFQLPVNSEHTPALMAVFTINADRAKELILAKEVHPLRLWNNQGLLVITVINYQITDIGKYIEFSIAIACTHGAKPAPPLLPGLLMQQYGTGQYVLDLPVSTEISVKGGKGIWGMPKHQANLDFVIGDRTVSSQYDLDGQLVMKIEVAKPAKAWFPLKMGAANYCAFRGMLMKSVIYFQGKLGFSLFKPGSAKLTIGDHPRIQSLKHLEISPEPIFTGFFPEITGMLDDHLESWFLGYDTPPTQQPEGLESVVNLGLGQEWLPAPKALPKDDQAEMYVVPNGTKKS; this is translated from the coding sequence ATGATACCTCAACGTTTAAAACAACAAACAGGACTTTATGCCTTAGTTGATGGCATACCTTTTCAATTACCCGTTAATTCTGAACATACACCAGCATTGATGGCGGTATTTACGATTAACGCCGATCGCGCTAAAGAATTAATCCTAGCCAAAGAAGTACATCCTCTGCGGCTATGGAATAATCAGGGGTTGTTAGTGATCACGGTGATTAATTATCAGATTACTGACATTGGTAAATACATCGAATTTAGTATTGCGATCGCCTGCACTCATGGCGCAAAACCAGCCCCGCCATTACTACCTGGTTTATTGATGCAACAGTACGGCACTGGGCAGTATGTACTTGATTTACCTGTCAGTACCGAAATTTCTGTCAAAGGGGGTAAAGGAATTTGGGGAATGCCCAAACATCAAGCTAACTTGGACTTTGTGATTGGCGATCGCACCGTCAGCAGTCAATATGATTTAGATGGGCAACTAGTGATGAAAATTGAGGTTGCCAAACCAGCCAAAGCTTGGTTTCCCCTGAAAATGGGTGCAGCAAACTACTGTGCATTTCGCGGAATGTTGATGAAATCCGTGATTTACTTTCAAGGAAAATTGGGATTTTCGCTGTTCAAACCGGGTTCAGCCAAACTTACCATAGGCGATCATCCGCGTATCCAATCACTAAAACACCTAGAAATTAGCCCCGAACCTATATTTACAGGCTTTTTCCCGGAAATCACAGGGATGCTAGATGACCATTTGGAGAGTTGGTTTCTTGGCTATGACACACCCCCTACACAACAACCAGAAGGTTTAGAAAGTGTAGTTAATTTAGGTTTGGGCCAAGAATGGCTACCAGCGCCAAAGGCATTGCCCAAGGATGATCAAGCCGAGATGTATGTAGTACCGAATGGCACTAAGAAAAGCTGA
- a CDS encoding patatin: MMNNGKILHLSLIGIAIFTIVSGLLQMVLPSLVLYIVSAEVTPTSQHFFAIVGMFMVLFSGALLQALISLQPQPIVLIWAGLQKFGASIAVCLAVIRLIFSPFALLIAGFDLLSGVLIFWYLFRLRTFTPGYPYEQPTA; this comes from the coding sequence ATGATGAATAACGGTAAAATACTCCACTTATCATTAATTGGCATTGCCATTTTCACCATTGTGAGTGGATTGTTGCAAATGGTTTTGCCTAGTTTGGTACTCTACATTGTCTCAGCAGAAGTAACCCCGACTAGCCAGCATTTTTTTGCCATTGTGGGTATGTTTATGGTGCTGTTTAGCGGCGCACTGTTACAAGCATTAATCAGCCTACAACCCCAACCTATTGTCTTAATTTGGGCAGGATTACAAAAATTTGGTGCTTCAATAGCTGTTTGTTTAGCTGTTATCAGACTAATTTTTTCCCCATTCGCGCTGCTAATTGCTGGTTTTGACTTGTTATCAGGAGTATTGATTTTCTGGTACTTGTTTCGCTTGCGTACTTTTACACCAGGATACCCTTATGAGCAACCAACCGCATAA
- a CDS encoding esterase, whose amino-acid sequence MNTTTYTQSLRERIVPFTSKDGFECNLINVRGEKPPTKSPVLLVHGAGVRANIFRAPVDTNIVDYLVAYGYDVWLENWRASIDLNPNHWTLDRAAVNDHPQAVKTIVEETGYEEIKAIIHCQGSTSFMMSVVAGLVPQVKTIISNAVSLHPIVPSWSSFKINFAVPAVNFLTDHLNPQWQIDSPSLAAKIISLVVGLTHHECNNSVCKQVSFTYGTGFPALWEHANLNEATHEWLKQEFAYVPLSFFAQMSQCINRGHLISVDNFPNFPKDFIAQPPKTDARIAFFAGQLNRCFLPQSQIETFKYFDSLRPNYHALHVLDNYSHLDIFMGRNAAQDVFPLMLAELEKTL is encoded by the coding sequence ATGAACACCACAACATATACTCAATCTTTACGAGAAAGAATAGTACCTTTTACTAGCAAAGATGGCTTTGAATGCAACTTAATTAACGTTAGAGGTGAAAAACCTCCTACTAAATCGCCTGTCTTACTAGTGCATGGTGCAGGAGTCAGAGCAAATATCTTTCGCGCTCCTGTGGATACTAATATAGTTGATTACTTAGTTGCTTATGGTTATGACGTATGGTTAGAAAACTGGCGTGCCAGTATTGACCTAAATCCTAATCATTGGACACTTGACCGAGCCGCAGTGAATGACCATCCACAAGCGGTGAAAACAATTGTCGAAGAAACGGGTTATGAAGAAATCAAAGCTATCATCCATTGTCAGGGATCTACTAGTTTCATGATGTCTGTGGTGGCTGGCTTAGTCCCACAAGTCAAAACTATTATCAGCAATGCCGTTTCACTGCATCCAATTGTACCCTCATGGTCATCTTTCAAAATCAATTTTGCAGTACCAGCCGTCAATTTTCTCACCGATCATTTAAACCCACAATGGCAAATAGATTCACCAAGTCTAGCTGCAAAAATCATCTCTCTAGTCGTGGGTCTTACGCATCACGAATGTAATAATTCCGTCTGTAAACAAGTTAGCTTTACTTATGGGACTGGCTTCCCGGCATTGTGGGAACACGCCAACCTCAACGAAGCCACCCACGAATGGCTGAAGCAGGAATTCGCCTATGTGCCGCTCAGTTTTTTCGCACAAATGTCTCAGTGCATCAATCGTGGACATCTAATTTCTGTTGATAACTTCCCCAATTTCCCAAAAGATTTTATTGCCCAACCACCAAAAACCGATGCCCGGATTGCATTTTTCGCTGGGCAACTTAATCGTTGCTTTCTCCCACAAAGTCAGATAGAAACTTTTAAATATTTTGACTCTCTGCGTCCTAATTACCATGCTTTACACGTTCTGGATAACTATAGTCATTTAGACATATTTATGGGTAGGAATGCAGCCCAAGATGTGTTCCCTTTAATGCTTGCAGAGTTAGAAAAGACTTTGTGA
- a CDS encoding family 1 glycosylhydrolase, with amino-acid sequence MALRKAETWSGQGVGGVGGVGGRGRSLTPTLPTLPTLPPLPTLPSILPPPTFFQNFSGEINMSDRLTPLPSSFLFGVATADHQCEAYDSQFEDIRDVWERRRGITVRGRATDFWHRYAEDIALAQSLGCKSFRFSIAWSRVEPEPGKFSEEAFEHYRQVIETIRSHGLEPIVTLHHFTHPIHVEARGGLTGPEFPAIFANYATEVAKRLGHLARYWISFNEPSQLIYGYIKPWWERAYFMPPGLERGATIADQMTAVQKLMRNLFVSHTRARNILKEYNPDAQVGANPMLLGLPLWLQKLVDRNVTNLRRPEDMISQGKRFTERSLLEKGKVDVVIANLTITAERQQQVAFSETYYQAGQFLLVKASSPIQQPENLAQKTVAVVKSSTAESTIEYLLPRVEVKVVEDYTDALQALDYEQVSAILADDTILLGLMRQQPGQYRLVGKNNEGLTVENYGAAVVKGDRALLNIVDTVVRQFKESGAWEASYSHYFPNQPVPPVPKIGRRSTLADITTGGSSSPTIGKPQPGTPLRRIQDRGYLVVAVKENVPGFSYRDPKTGEFSGLEIDLARLIAKQIFGDPSKVKFVVVSTQQRLPVLRSLTRIFDPIFKIFSVLSTSLTSNWWHLGMAGKLPTFLCPQECVGQQDFVGFDYYWGISNLRLNRIQQLMDAAFGRFGNAPVWSGVLYDMLKFHAQLFPDKEIMIIENGCVEVADKVVKREDYIRQHLQQVQRARQDGINVIGYVSWCITSNREWGLKFGPDSDFGLYHIDLDTDPELKRQPTPAANLYRDIIKQNSV; translated from the coding sequence ATGGCACTAAGAAAAGCTGAAACCTGGTCAGGGCAGGGTGTGGGAGGTGTGGGAGGTGTGGGAGGACGGGGAAGAAGTCTTACCCCCACACTCCCCACACTCCCCACACTCCCCCCTCTCCCCACACTCCCCAGTATTCTCCCGCCTCCCACCTTCTTTCAAAACTTTTCAGGAGAAATTAACATGAGCGATCGCCTTACGCCTTTACCCTCATCATTCTTATTCGGTGTTGCAACTGCTGACCATCAGTGTGAAGCTTACGATTCCCAGTTTGAAGATATTCGAGATGTATGGGAACGTCGTCGCGGTATTACAGTCAGGGGTCGAGCCACTGACTTTTGGCATCGCTACGCTGAAGATATCGCCTTAGCTCAGTCCCTTGGTTGCAAGTCTTTCCGGTTTTCGATCGCTTGGTCACGGGTAGAACCTGAACCCGGTAAGTTCAGTGAAGAAGCTTTTGAACATTATCGCCAAGTGATTGAAACTATCAGATCGCATGGTTTAGAACCAATTGTAACTCTGCATCACTTCACCCATCCCATCCATGTAGAAGCACGGGGGGGATTGACTGGGCCAGAATTTCCAGCTATTTTCGCTAACTACGCCACAGAAGTCGCCAAGCGTTTGGGTCATTTGGCACGTTATTGGATTAGCTTTAACGAACCTAGTCAATTAATTTACGGTTACATCAAACCTTGGTGGGAAAGAGCCTATTTTATGCCCCCAGGTTTGGAGCGCGGTGCAACTATTGCCGATCAAATGACCGCCGTACAGAAACTCATGCGGAATTTGTTTGTCTCCCATACACGCGCCAGAAATATCCTCAAAGAGTACAACCCAGATGCTCAAGTGGGAGCAAACCCCATGTTATTGGGTCTGCCTCTATGGTTGCAGAAATTGGTGGATCGCAATGTCACTAATCTGCGTCGTCCCGAAGATATGATTTCTCAGGGTAAACGTTTTACTGAGCGCAGTTTGTTGGAAAAAGGAAAAGTTGATGTTGTCATTGCTAATTTGACTATTACCGCCGAGCGACAACAGCAAGTAGCGTTTTCGGAAACTTATTATCAGGCGGGGCAATTTCTCTTAGTCAAAGCCAGCAGTCCCATTCAACAACCAGAAAATCTGGCTCAGAAAACAGTAGCAGTTGTCAAAAGTTCGACGGCAGAATCTACCATAGAATACCTGTTGCCCAGAGTTGAAGTCAAAGTAGTAGAAGATTACACTGATGCCTTGCAAGCCTTGGATTATGAGCAAGTGAGTGCCATTCTTGCAGATGACACAATTCTCTTGGGTCTGATGAGACAACAGCCAGGGCAATATCGACTGGTGGGTAAAAATAATGAAGGGCTGACAGTAGAGAACTATGGCGCAGCTGTAGTTAAAGGCGATCGCGCTCTCTTGAATATTGTAGATACAGTAGTGCGACAGTTTAAAGAATCTGGTGCTTGGGAAGCTAGCTATAGTCATTACTTCCCCAATCAACCCGTCCCACCTGTACCGAAAATCGGTAGACGTTCAACCCTAGCTGACATCACCACAGGCGGATCTTCTAGTCCAACTATCGGAAAGCCTCAACCCGGTACACCACTGCGACGCATTCAAGACCGTGGTTATTTAGTTGTCGCAGTCAAAGAAAACGTACCTGGGTTTAGCTACCGCGACCCCAAAACCGGAGAATTTAGCGGCTTAGAGATTGATTTAGCGCGTTTAATCGCCAAGCAAATCTTTGGCGATCCCAGTAAAGTGAAATTTGTCGTCGTTTCCACCCAACAACGCTTACCCGTACTGCGATCGCTTACCCGCATCTTTGACCCAATTTTCAAGATTTTCAGCGTACTTTCCACATCATTGACAAGTAACTGGTGGCACTTAGGTATGGCTGGGAAATTACCCACATTCCTCTGTCCTCAAGAATGTGTAGGTCAACAAGATTTTGTTGGTTTTGACTATTACTGGGGGATTAGCAATCTCCGCCTCAACCGCATTCAACAATTAATGGATGCTGCTTTTGGACGTTTTGGTAATGCGCCAGTTTGGTCTGGTGTTCTCTACGATATGCTCAAATTCCACGCCCAGTTATTCCCCGATAAAGAGATTATGATTATTGAGAATGGCTGTGTAGAAGTAGCCGATAAAGTCGTCAAGCGTGAAGACTACATTCGCCAGCATCTCCAACAAGTGCAACGCGCCCGTCAAGACGGGATAAACGTCATCGGTTATGTCTCCTGGTGCATCACCTCCAACCGCGAATGGGGTCTGAAATTTGGCCCAGATAGCGATTTTGGACTATATCACATTGACCTAGATACAGACCCAGAACTCAAACGCCAACCAACCCCAGCCGCTAACTTATACCGCGATATCATCAAACAAAACAGCGTCTAA
- a CDS encoding GMC family oxidoreductase produces MTRLSSPIENLKNYYTVVVIGSGYGGSIAASRLARAGQQVCILERGKEFQPGEYPKTQSKALAQMQIDLPQHHLGSHTALYDFHVNKDINVFIGCGLGGTSLVNANVSLQAEPRVFADSRWPKELRDDVGTLLAAGYRRAEEMLKPTPYPENFPPLPKLQALEKSSKYLNEKFYRPPINVTFQDGVNHVGVEQNKCNLCGDCVSGCNNKAKNTVLMNYLPDAKNHGAEIYTQVSVRRVERQGNRWLVHYQLLNTGQENFNAPTMFVSADIVILAAGTLGSTEILLRSQAAGLAVSEKLGHNFTGNGDVLAFGYNTEQVINGIGFGDRPENTQEPVGPCITGIIDMREQPQLDNGLVIEEGSIPGGLAAILPQTLAAAAKILGKDTDSGLGDRIEEKIREVESLTHGAYTGAVRNTQTYLVMTHDDAAGQMYLENDRLRIKWQDVGSQPIFQRVNNRLTEATEPLGGTQIPNPIWSDAFGHDLVTVHPLGGCILAEDAEHGVVNHKGQVFASNQGTNVYENLYVADGSIVPRTLGVNPLLTISALAERCCTLIAKDRGWTINYDLTTPSIVNGDTTRSTTVGIQFTETMRGYFSTAVKDDNYQPAFWQGKQDNSPLEFTVTVIADDLDKLLNDPEHLGKIVGVVKAPVLSPEALTVTNSDFNLFVVQQGQQNTRQMRYRLHMMTQSGQRYYLKGFKQIHDDPGFDVWSDTTTLFITVYEGDSENDPIVGQGILKIQPMDFIKQMTTMKVTNADTIGERLQAIDRFSRFFAGTLAEVYI; encoded by the coding sequence ATGACTCGTTTATCCAGCCCGATTGAAAACTTAAAAAATTACTATACAGTTGTAGTTATTGGTTCTGGTTATGGTGGTAGTATTGCCGCATCGCGTTTAGCACGAGCCGGACAGCAAGTGTGTATTTTAGAGCGAGGGAAAGAATTCCAACCTGGTGAATATCCCAAGACTCAAAGCAAAGCATTGGCACAAATGCAGATAGATTTGCCACAACATCATCTAGGTTCGCACACAGCTTTGTATGACTTCCATGTGAATAAAGACATTAATGTATTTATTGGTTGTGGACTAGGTGGAACATCTTTAGTTAACGCCAATGTGTCATTACAAGCTGAACCGCGTGTATTTGCAGATTCACGCTGGCCAAAGGAATTGCGTGATGATGTTGGGACTTTATTAGCCGCAGGTTATCGTCGTGCAGAGGAAATGCTCAAACCTACTCCTTACCCCGAAAATTTTCCTCCTCTGCCAAAATTACAAGCTTTAGAAAAATCGTCTAAATATTTGAATGAAAAGTTCTATCGTCCCCCCATCAACGTGACATTTCAAGATGGGGTGAATCATGTCGGTGTAGAACAAAACAAATGTAATCTCTGCGGTGATTGTGTTTCTGGCTGTAATAATAAAGCCAAAAACACCGTGTTGATGAATTACCTGCCAGATGCAAAAAACCACGGTGCAGAAATCTATACACAAGTTTCCGTGCGACGAGTTGAACGTCAAGGGAATCGCTGGCTAGTCCATTACCAATTATTAAACACGGGACAAGAAAACTTTAATGCTCCCACAATGTTCGTCAGTGCTGATATTGTAATTCTGGCGGCTGGGACATTGGGATCTACAGAAATTTTGCTGCGTTCTCAAGCTGCTGGTTTAGCTGTATCTGAGAAATTGGGACATAATTTTACAGGGAATGGTGATGTCCTAGCTTTTGGCTATAACACCGAGCAAGTAATTAACGGTATTGGTTTTGGCGATCGCCCGGAGAATACCCAAGAACCAGTAGGGCCATGTATTACCGGGATCATAGATATGCGAGAACAGCCGCAATTAGATAACGGGCTAGTGATTGAAGAAGGCTCAATTCCTGGAGGTCTGGCTGCTATATTACCCCAAACCCTTGCGGCGGCTGCCAAAATTTTAGGTAAAGACACCGACTCTGGTTTAGGCGATCGCATCGAAGAAAAAATCCGCGAAGTTGAGAGTTTGACTCATGGTGCTTACACTGGTGCAGTCCGCAATACCCAAACCTACTTAGTCATGACCCATGATGATGCAGCCGGACAAATGTACTTAGAAAATGACCGTCTCCGCATTAAATGGCAAGATGTAGGAAGCCAACCCATTTTTCAACGAGTCAATAATCGTCTCACAGAAGCCACCGAACCCCTAGGCGGTACACAAATTCCTAACCCCATTTGGTCTGATGCCTTTGGTCATGACTTAGTTACAGTCCATCCACTAGGAGGCTGTATCTTAGCGGAAGATGCTGAACACGGTGTTGTCAACCATAAGGGACAAGTATTTGCTAGCAACCAAGGAACAAACGTCTACGAAAACTTATATGTAGCCGATGGTTCAATAGTTCCTCGGACATTAGGTGTAAATCCACTACTGACAATCTCTGCTCTAGCAGAACGCTGCTGTACCCTCATTGCTAAAGACCGGGGTTGGACGATTAATTATGATTTGACTACCCCGTCCATAGTCAACGGTGACACTACCCGTTCTACCACAGTCGGCATTCAATTCACCGAGACTATGCGCGGCTACTTTTCTACCGCAGTCAAAGACGACAACTATCAGCCTGCATTCTGGCAAGGCAAACAAGACAACTCGCCTCTAGAGTTCACCGTTACAGTAATTGCCGATGACTTAGACAAACTACTCAACGACCCCGAACACCTAGGGAAAATAGTTGGTGTAGTTAAAGCCCCCGTTCTATCACCAGAAGCCCTAACCGTCACCAATAGCGATTTTAATTTGTTTGTTGTTCAACAAGGCCAACAAAACACCAGACAAATGCGTTATCGCTTACACATGATGACGCAATCAGGACAACGTTATTACTTGAAAGGCTTCAAGCAAATTCATGATGACCCAGGATTCGATGTTTGGTCTGACACCACCACACTATTCATCACCGTTTATGAGGGCGACAGTGAAAATGATCCCATCGTTGGTCAAGGCATTCTCAAAATTCAGCCGATGGACTTTATCAAACAAATGACCACTATGAAAGTTACCAACGCAGATACTATTGGGGAACGCCTACAAGCAATAGATAGATTCAGTCGTTTCTTTGCCGGCACTTTAGCGGAAGTCTACATTTAA
- a CDS encoding patatin-like phospholipase family protein yields MSNQPHKPYGTPESTYSGNKRSLILAGGGMRVAYQAGAIRALLESGLCFNHADGTSGGTMNLAMLLSGLSPIEMCDRWRTLNVKDFVSFIPLEKYLKAWDLLSMGDADGIIDRVFPHLGIDISKINASEGMQGTFNVCNFTHKTNEVIPHDRLDLDLLVAGISLPIFMPPVQKGDYLYMDSVWIKDVNLMEAVRRGADELWVLWCIGNSSEYQTGIFNQYVHMMELSANGAFFEECDRINEINQRILQGETVYGHTQPIKLHLIKPAYPLPLDPDYYLGNIDGATLVDMGYADAKQYLQTMSPAGLPFQPDVTRMYNNLPGMTFRERMAGAFVLNETDPIQGAAKGKTHNSSLSLQLTINICDLKRFLSDTTFTASIAGNISFANFGEHIPLKSGVFNLFAHDHNPGYKYITYELAFEHGNQDYYLVGKKELHNDPGFDLWQDMTTIYTYLHQGTDNNSPIIGAGILTLDVGDVTKCVSGWRITNAKSLTEKATLLAEFGSFFWGNIWETYQP; encoded by the coding sequence ATGAGCAACCAACCGCATAAACCTTACGGCACTCCTGAATCAACATACTCAGGGAATAAACGTTCCTTGATTTTAGCTGGTGGTGGAATGCGTGTAGCTTACCAAGCTGGAGCTATCCGCGCCTTACTCGAATCAGGACTGTGTTTTAATCATGCGGATGGTACTTCCGGCGGTACGATGAATTTAGCAATGCTGCTATCTGGACTATCGCCGATTGAGATGTGCGATCGCTGGCGGACTTTGAATGTTAAAGATTTTGTCTCCTTTATCCCTCTAGAAAAATACCTCAAAGCCTGGGATTTGTTGTCTATGGGAGATGCAGACGGCATTATTGATCGCGTTTTTCCCCACTTGGGAATTGATATCAGCAAAATCAATGCCTCGGAGGGAATGCAAGGTACATTTAATGTTTGCAACTTTACCCACAAAACAAATGAAGTCATTCCCCACGATCGCCTAGATTTAGATTTATTGGTTGCGGGGATTTCTCTCCCCATCTTTATGCCACCTGTACAGAAAGGTGATTATCTCTACATGGATTCCGTGTGGATTAAAGATGTTAATCTCATGGAAGCGGTGCGCCGGGGTGCAGATGAACTTTGGGTATTGTGGTGCATTGGCAATAGTAGCGAATATCAAACGGGAATTTTTAATCAATATGTCCACATGATGGAACTGAGTGCGAACGGGGCATTTTTTGAAGAGTGCGATCGCATCAATGAAATCAACCAGAGAATTTTGCAAGGAGAGACAGTCTACGGACATACCCAACCGATCAAACTCCACCTCATCAAACCCGCTTATCCTTTACCTCTTGATCCTGATTACTACTTGGGAAACATTGATGGTGCAACTTTAGTTGATATGGGTTACGCCGATGCTAAACAATATTTGCAAACCATGTCACCCGCAGGATTGCCCTTCCAGCCAGACGTGACCCGAATGTACAACAACTTGCCAGGAATGACTTTCCGCGAAAGGATGGCGGGTGCGTTTGTTTTAAATGAGACTGACCCGATCCAGGGTGCAGCAAAAGGCAAAACGCACAATTCTTCACTCTCATTGCAACTGACAATTAACATTTGTGACTTAAAACGGTTTTTAAGTGATACCACTTTTACTGCTAGTATTGCTGGTAACATTAGTTTTGCAAATTTTGGCGAACACATCCCCCTCAAAAGTGGCGTGTTTAACCTGTTTGCTCATGACCATAATCCCGGATATAAATACATTACTTATGAACTTGCTTTTGAACATGGTAATCAAGATTACTACTTAGTAGGCAAGAAAGAACTGCATAACGATCCGGGATTTGATTTGTGGCAAGACATGACAACTATCTATACTTATCTACATCAAGGTACAGATAATAACAGTCCGATTATCGGTGCAGGAATTTTAACCTTAGATGTGGGTGACGTAACCAAGTGCGTTTCCGGGTGGCGAATCACTAACGCCAAGTCACTGACAGAGAAAGCTACATTATTGGCAGAGTTTGGTAGTTTTTTCTGGGGCAATATTTGGGAAACTTACCAACCGTAA
- a CDS encoding NAD(P)/FAD-dependent oxidoreductase, translating to MEVSLEKNAPHRVVIVGGGFGGLYAAKGLNAANVNVTLIDKRNFHLFQPLLYQVATGTLSPSDISAPLRSVFSKSKNTKVLLGEVHDIDPKAQQVILGDEVVPYDTLIVATGANHSYFGKDHWEEVAPGLKTVEDAIEMRRRIFGAFEAAEKETDPEKRRAWLSFVIVGGGPTGVELAGAIAELAYKTLKEDFRSIDTSETKILLLQGGPRILPHMVPELSASAAVSLQKLGVELHTHTRVTNIEGDIVTFKQDNEFTEIASKTILWAAGVQGSPMGKVLAETTGVERDYSGRVIVEPDLSIEGYDNIFVIGDLANFSHQDAKPLPGVAPVAKQQGEYVGKLIQRRLKGKTLPQFHYNDVGSLAMIGQNLAVVDLSLIKLTGFIAWAFWLLVHIYFLIEFDTKLLVVFQWAWNYITRNRRSRLITGREAFVEPKTVNNIVQEPSGTPL from the coding sequence ATGGAAGTCTCACTTGAAAAGAATGCACCACATCGGGTTGTCATTGTTGGTGGTGGCTTTGGTGGACTGTATGCAGCAAAGGGTCTGAATGCAGCGAATGTAAATGTTACTCTCATTGATAAACGAAACTTTCACCTATTTCAGCCGCTTTTATATCAAGTTGCCACAGGTACGCTATCACCTTCTGATATTTCCGCACCATTGCGATCTGTATTCAGCAAAAGCAAGAATACAAAGGTGTTGTTGGGAGAAGTACATGATATTGATCCAAAAGCGCAACAAGTTATTTTGGGTGATGAAGTAGTACCTTATGACACATTAATTGTTGCCACAGGTGCTAACCATTCCTATTTTGGTAAGGATCATTGGGAAGAAGTTGCTCCTGGCTTGAAAACTGTGGAAGATGCGATAGAAATGCGTCGCCGGATATTTGGCGCATTTGAAGCAGCAGAAAAAGAAACTGATCCCGAAAAACGTCGCGCTTGGTTGAGTTTTGTGATTGTGGGTGGTGGCCCGACTGGTGTAGAGTTAGCAGGTGCGATCGCAGAATTGGCATACAAAACTCTTAAAGAAGATTTCCGCAGCATCGACACTTCAGAAACGAAAATTTTACTATTACAAGGGGGCCCTCGCATCCTCCCACACATGGTGCCAGAGTTATCGGCATCAGCAGCAGTATCTTTGCAAAAGTTGGGTGTAGAACTGCACACTCACACCAGAGTGACAAATATTGAAGGTGATATTGTTACTTTCAAGCAAGACAATGAATTTACAGAAATTGCCTCAAAAACTATATTGTGGGCAGCAGGTGTTCAAGGTTCCCCAATGGGGAAAGTCTTAGCAGAAACTACAGGTGTAGAGCGCGATTACTCTGGGCGTGTAATTGTAGAACCTGACTTGTCTATCGAGGGTTATGACAACATTTTCGTAATTGGAGATTTAGCCAACTTCTCCCATCAAGATGCTAAACCTTTACCTGGTGTTGCACCTGTAGCTAAACAACAAGGAGAGTACGTAGGTAAACTAATTCAACGACGGCTTAAAGGTAAGACTTTGCCACAATTTCATTACAACGATGTGGGTAGTTTGGCGATGATTGGGCAAAATTTAGCTGTTGTAGATTTAAGCTTAATCAAACTCACAGGTTTCATTGCTTGGGCATTTTGGCTATTAGTTCACATCTACTTCTTAATCGAGTTTGACACTAAATTACTAGTAGTATTTCAGTGGGCGTGGAATTATATCACTCGTAATCGTCGCTCTAGATTGATTACAGGTCGAGAAGCTTTTGTAGAACCAAAAACTGTTAACAATATAGTGCAAGAGCCTTCTGGAACACCTCTGTAA
- a CDS encoding SDR family oxidoreductase, with product MSKTVFITGTSSGIGKFTTIYFAQQGWNVAATMRNPSQDQNFREFPNIKVYFLDVTDNNSIQTAIASAIQDFGQIDVLVNNAGYGVDGVFEAMTDEIITKQFNTNVFGLMRITQAIIPHLRQQGGGTIIQIASMGGRITFPLYSIYHSSKWAVEGFSEALHYELEPFNIKIKIVEPGVIKTEFYENNRAIVRDDLPMYQPLVDTAQRVSQEAGRKGEPPELVAQAIFKAAIDRSYKMRYPVGQPAPILLMLRKLLPDSWFFSIIKRIYKV from the coding sequence ATGTCCAAAACAGTTTTCATCACCGGAACATCCAGTGGAATTGGGAAATTCACCACCATATACTTCGCGCAACAAGGCTGGAACGTTGCAGCCACGATGCGAAACCCCAGCCAAGACCAGAATTTCCGTGAATTTCCTAACATCAAAGTATATTTTTTAGATGTTACAGATAATAACAGTATTCAAACTGCGATCGCTTCTGCCATCCAAGATTTTGGTCAAATTGATGTTTTAGTAAATAACGCTGGTTATGGTGTAGATGGTGTATTTGAAGCCATGACTGATGAAATAATCACCAAACAATTCAATACCAACGTCTTTGGGTTGATGCGAATCACACAAGCGATTATTCCCCATCTGCGTCAACAAGGCGGTGGCACTATTATTCAAATTGCCAGTATGGGAGGAAGAATTACTTTCCCCTTGTATAGCATTTATCACAGTTCAAAATGGGCGGTAGAAGGTTTTAGTGAAGCTTTGCACTATGAATTAGAACCATTCAATATCAAAATTAAAATTGTTGAACCAGGTGTAATTAAAACTGAATTTTACGAAAATAATCGAGCGATCGTGCGTGATGATTTGCCCATGTATCAACCATTAGTAGATACTGCACAAAGGGTATCCCAAGAAGCGGGAAGAAAAGGAGAGCCGCCAGAATTAGTTGCTCAGGCAATATTTAAAGCAGCCATTGATCGTAGTTATAAAATGCGCTATCCCGTTGGTCAACCTGCGCCCATTTTGCTCATGCTACGTAAATTGTTGCCCGATTCTTGGTTTTTCTCCATCATCAAACGTATTTATAAAGTATAA